In Nyctibius grandis isolate bNycGra1 chromosome 6, bNycGra1.pri, whole genome shotgun sequence, a single genomic region encodes these proteins:
- the CBR4 gene encoding 3-oxoacyl-[acyl-carrier-protein] reductase isoform X1, protein MAFRNMGKVCAIFGGSRGIGKAVAELLAQKGCRLAIVARNLEVAQTTARDLGAGHLALSCDVSSEHEVQNTFEEMQKNLGPINYLVNAAGINRDGLLLRTKTKDMIAQIHTNLLGTMFTCKAAVKSMIQQQGGAIVNIGSVVGLKGNSGQSVYSATKAGLVGFSRSLAKEVAKKQIRVNVVAPGFIHTEMTAHLEEDQLKKAILLGRFGEPHEVAQAVVFLLESPYVTGSTLVVDGGLQLMT, encoded by the exons ATGGCCTTTAGAAAT atgGGCAAGGTTTGCGCCATTTTTGGAGGATCCCGAGGAATAGGAAAAGCTGTTGCAGAATTACTGGCACAGAAAGGCTGCCGCCTGGCGATTGTTGCTAGAAATCTGGAAGTAGCCCAAACCACTGCACGTGATCTTGGTG CAGGACACCTGGCACTTAGCTGTGATGTATCCAGTGAACATGAAGTCCAGAATACTTTTGAGGAGATGCAGAAGAATTTAGGTCCTATTAATTACTTGGTTAATGCAGCTGGGATCAACAG GGATGGCTTGTTACTGAGAACCAAGACCAAAGACATGATAGCCCAGATTCACACTAACCTTTTGGGAACAATGTTCACATGCAAAGCTGCTGTAAAAAGCATGATTCAACAACAGGGAGGTGCTATTGTCAATATAG gaAGTGTTGTAGGACTTAAAGGCAACTCTGGTCAAAGTGTATACAGTGCTACCAAAGCAGGATTAGTTGGATTTTCACGCTCTCTTGCTAAAGAAGTAGCAAAAAAGCAAATTCGAGTCAACGTGGTTGCTCCAG GCTTTATTCACACAGAGATGACTGCTCATTTGGAAGAAGATCAGTTGAAGAAAGCAATTCTCCTTGGAAGATTTGGAGAGCCTCATGAAGTTGCACAAGCTGTTGTCTTTCTTCTAGAGTCTCCTTATGTCACAGGGAGTACTCTAGTTGTAGATGGAGGCTTGCAGCTTATGACTTAA
- the CBR4 gene encoding 3-oxoacyl-[acyl-carrier-protein] reductase isoform X2, whose product MGKVCAIFGGSRGIGKAVAELLAQKGCRLAIVARNLEVAQTTARDLGAGHLALSCDVSSEHEVQNTFEEMQKNLGPINYLVNAAGINRDGLLLRTKTKDMIAQIHTNLLGTMFTCKAAVKSMIQQQGGAIVNIGSVVGLKGNSGQSVYSATKAGLVGFSRSLAKEVAKKQIRVNVVAPGFIHTEMTAHLEEDQLKKAILLGRFGEPHEVAQAVVFLLESPYVTGSTLVVDGGLQLMT is encoded by the exons atgGGCAAGGTTTGCGCCATTTTTGGAGGATCCCGAGGAATAGGAAAAGCTGTTGCAGAATTACTGGCACAGAAAGGCTGCCGCCTGGCGATTGTTGCTAGAAATCTGGAAGTAGCCCAAACCACTGCACGTGATCTTGGTG CAGGACACCTGGCACTTAGCTGTGATGTATCCAGTGAACATGAAGTCCAGAATACTTTTGAGGAGATGCAGAAGAATTTAGGTCCTATTAATTACTTGGTTAATGCAGCTGGGATCAACAG GGATGGCTTGTTACTGAGAACCAAGACCAAAGACATGATAGCCCAGATTCACACTAACCTTTTGGGAACAATGTTCACATGCAAAGCTGCTGTAAAAAGCATGATTCAACAACAGGGAGGTGCTATTGTCAATATAG gaAGTGTTGTAGGACTTAAAGGCAACTCTGGTCAAAGTGTATACAGTGCTACCAAAGCAGGATTAGTTGGATTTTCACGCTCTCTTGCTAAAGAAGTAGCAAAAAAGCAAATTCGAGTCAACGTGGTTGCTCCAG GCTTTATTCACACAGAGATGACTGCTCATTTGGAAGAAGATCAGTTGAAGAAAGCAATTCTCCTTGGAAGATTTGGAGAGCCTCATGAAGTTGCACAAGCTGTTGTCTTTCTTCTAGAGTCTCCTTATGTCACAGGGAGTACTCTAGTTGTAGATGGAGGCTTGCAGCTTATGACTTAA